One Gossypium raimondii isolate GPD5lz chromosome 3, ASM2569854v1, whole genome shotgun sequence genomic window carries:
- the LOC105796915 gene encoding LOW QUALITY PROTEIN: leucine aminopeptidase 2, chloroplastic (The sequence of the model RefSeq protein was modified relative to this genomic sequence to represent the inferred CDS: deleted 1 base in 1 codon) has product MISGKGMRPGDIVTASNGKTIKVNNTNAEGGLTLADALVYACNQGVEKIKPKTRHLLQIVDLATLTGACVVALGPSIAGVFTPNDDLTKELFQASEASGEKFWRMPLEESYWESMKSGVADMVNTGGRQGGAINAALVLKQFVDEKVKVMHVDMAGPVLNDKKHVATGFGISTLVEWVLKNSSS; this is encoded by the exons ATGATAAGTGGAAAGGGTATGAGGCCTGGAGATATTGTCACAGCTTCAAATGGAAAGACAATTAAG GTTAATAACACTAATGCAGAAGGTGGGCTTACACTAGCAGATGCTTTGGTTTATGCTTGCAACCAAGGTGTTGAGAAGATAAAGCCGAAAACTAGACATC TTTTGCAAATAGTTGACCTGGCAACACTAACCGGGGCTTGTGTTGTTGCTCTTGGCCCCTCAATTGCAG GCGTCTTCACACCCAATGATGATCTAACAAAGGAGTTATTTCAAGCATCAGAGGCCAGTGGTGAGAAATTTTGGAGGATGCCATTAGAGGAAAGCTATTGGGAATCAATGAAATCAGGAGTTGCTGATATGGTAAATACCGGCGGTCGCCAAGGCGGTGCTATCAATGCAGCTCTAGTCTTGAAACAA TTTGTtgatgaaaaagtaaaagta aTGCACGTTGACATGGCTGGGCCTGTCTTGAATGATAAGAAGCATGTGGCAACTGGATTTGGCATCTCAACTTTGGTGGAATGGGTTCTGAAGAACTCTTCTTCTTAA